In Chryseobacterium lactis, a single genomic region encodes these proteins:
- a CDS encoding cbb3-type cytochrome oxidase subunit 3, with protein sequence MIPQNFKDILSNTENAGFYQTLALIFFMLFFVALIIYVFSKPKKYYKEEEEAPLGDDEDDDFNLKN encoded by the coding sequence ATGATTCCTCAGAACTTTAAAGATATATTATCCAATACAGAAAACGCTGGTTTCTACCAGACGCTGGCTCTGATTTTCTTTATGCTGTTCTTCGTTGCTTTGATAATATACGTTTTTAGCAAGCCTAAAAAATATTACAAAGAAGAAGAAGAGGCTCCTCTTGGGGATGATGAAGATGACGATTTTAATTTAAAAAATTAA
- a CDS encoding FixH family protein, whose translation MKNFSWGHGVVIALFAFIVFILSMLFLFPNGQKNSEMVTDNYYEEELQYQDVIDSKKRADDLQEKPAYSQDTKGIKITFPKDYNNSNTTVKFVLNRTDDQNLDIKKSVELDASQSFLIPAQVLKMGNYTLRLSWTKDKTDYRMDYDVIWK comes from the coding sequence ATGAAGAACTTTAGTTGGGGACACGGTGTTGTAATTGCATTATTTGCATTCATAGTTTTCATATTATCCATGTTATTTCTTTTCCCGAACGGACAGAAGAATTCTGAAATGGTAACTGATAACTATTATGAGGAAGAACTACAGTATCAGGATGTAATTGATTCTAAAAAAAGAGCTGATGATCTACAGGAAAAGCCTGCGTACAGCCAGGATACCAAAGGAATTAAAATCACCTTTCCAAAAGACTACAATAACTCTAATACTACGGTAAAATTTGTTTTAAACAGAACCGACGACCAGAATTTAGACATAAAAAAATCTGTTGAACTTGACGCCAGCCAGTCTTTTCTGATACCTGCTCAGGTATTGAAAATGGGAAATTATACATTAAGATTAAGCTGGACAAAGGATAAAACAGACTACAGAATGGATTATGATGTGATATGGAAATAG
- a CDS encoding Crp/Fnr family transcriptional regulator has product MPQEQQIAIEERFARVFNDKSFKERLSSADFEKYINGKKRLSFQKHDTIFEDGETPRGVFVIEKGAAKLSKSGAFGKDQILRFIKEGDIIGYRSLLCGENFQAKAEAMTDIDCIFLPADIFMYLLEVDPQLSFVMLQKISYELGESSNTITFLAQKTVRERLAEILLLLEQKLGVDPEGFIKISLTREEIANIIGTATESAIRLISEFKQDSLIEVDGRNIKILNHDKLMKLGHVVL; this is encoded by the coding sequence ATGCCGCAGGAACAACAGATAGCAATTGAAGAGAGGTTCGCCAGAGTTTTTAATGATAAATCTTTTAAGGAAAGACTTTCTAGCGCAGATTTTGAAAAATATATTAACGGAAAAAAAAGATTGAGTTTTCAGAAACACGATACTATTTTCGAAGATGGAGAAACTCCCAGAGGAGTGTTTGTCATTGAAAAAGGAGCCGCTAAATTATCAAAATCAGGAGCATTCGGGAAAGATCAGATTTTAAGATTTATTAAAGAAGGGGATATCATCGGCTATCGTTCTTTGCTTTGCGGGGAGAATTTCCAGGCCAAAGCAGAAGCAATGACAGATATTGACTGTATATTTTTACCTGCAGATATTTTCATGTATCTTCTGGAGGTAGATCCACAGCTATCTTTTGTAATGCTTCAAAAAATTTCTTACGAATTAGGAGAGTCTTCCAATACCATTACATTCCTTGCACAGAAAACGGTGAGGGAAAGACTTGCTGAGATCCTGTTGCTTTTGGAACAGAAGCTTGGTGTAGATCCGGAAGGGTTTATCAAAATTTCATTGACAAGAGAAGAAATTGCCAACATTATTGGTACTGCTACTGAAAGTGCCATTCGTCTTATCTCTGAATTCAAACAGGACAGCCTGATTGAAGTAGACGGAAGAAATATCAAAATTCTCAATCACGACAAACTCATGAAACTCGGTCACGTAGTTTTATAA
- a CDS encoding sulfite exporter TauE/SafE family protein encodes MEIGLLISAIALGFASGFHCIGMCGPIALSMGLTKKQAANFYLQNLTYQFGRIFTYSLLGALLGIIGQGFEMAGFQKYLTIIAGVLLIIMAVFSFGGKDFASKIPFLSKFLYSVKLNLGRLLQKADYRSRFTTGVLNGFLPCGMVYMALTASLAGGGIWQGAVYMALFGLGTLPFMFAIVLAGNLMNQAFRVKVLKAVPVIMIILGGLFILRGLELGIPYVSPKAEAMTISTDHNGAVNCH; translated from the coding sequence ATGGAAATAGGACTTCTGATATCGGCTATTGCTTTGGGCTTTGCTTCCGGTTTTCACTGTATCGGAATGTGTGGTCCTATTGCACTATCGATGGGGTTAACCAAAAAGCAGGCAGCTAATTTTTATCTTCAGAATCTTACCTATCAATTCGGAAGAATTTTCACCTATTCTTTATTGGGTGCGCTTTTAGGAATTATAGGGCAAGGTTTTGAGATGGCGGGGTTTCAGAAGTATCTGACAATCATAGCCGGTGTTCTGCTTATTATCATGGCTGTATTTTCATTTGGAGGAAAAGATTTTGCATCTAAAATTCCTTTCCTTTCTAAATTTTTATATTCTGTCAAATTAAACTTAGGAAGATTGCTCCAAAAAGCAGATTACCGTTCCAGATTCACGACAGGTGTTCTGAATGGCTTTTTACCATGCGGGATGGTGTATATGGCACTTACAGCCAGTCTGGCAGGCGGAGGAATATGGCAGGGGGCTGTTTATATGGCTTTATTTGGTTTGGGAACCCTTCCATTCATGTTTGCCATAGTTTTGGCCGGAAATCTCATGAATCAGGCTTTCAGGGTAAAAGTCTTAAAGGCTGTCCCTGTGATTATGATTATTCTGGGTGGACTTTTTATTCTGAGAGGCTTAGAACTGGGGATTCCCTATGTTTCGCCAAAAGCTGAAGCTATGACAATTTCCACAGACCACAATGGAGCAGTTAATTGCCATTAA
- a CDS encoding cbb3-type cytochrome c oxidase N-terminal domain-containing protein, which yields MKQRTPVVVNILIIIGLLIVFYYLFVQSYSFLGSPYFWGTVVIAGILAYIHSSIGDLIENNRFKKLSPEEKAAYLAEKKIPFFKRMYAAAFKKQSETEEKDILIDHGFDGIMELDNQLPKWWVGLFYFGTAFCIVYIAAYAFTDFAHPLSEYEKEYKEQLASIEEYQKTQPPVTIETAKYSADNISEGKELFKTNCASCHKEDGSGGIGPNLTDNFWINQPEKTLFKNVFHMDWNGSPTNPAMRAFGKNGEVSGAEIEKIAAYVYHINQEQPPVTPAQGGAAPQGTEAHWEKE from the coding sequence ATGAAACAAAGAACACCTGTTGTTGTAAACATCTTGATAATAATCGGACTTTTAATAGTTTTTTATTATTTGTTTGTACAGAGCTACTCGTTCCTAGGTTCGCCTTATTTCTGGGGAACTGTTGTGATTGCCGGTATTCTGGCATACATCCACAGTTCTATTGGAGATTTGATTGAAAATAACAGATTCAAAAAATTATCTCCGGAAGAAAAAGCTGCTTATTTAGCTGAGAAGAAAATTCCTTTTTTCAAAAGAATGTATGCCGCTGCTTTCAAAAAGCAATCTGAAACTGAAGAAAAAGATATCCTTATCGACCACGGTTTCGACGGAATCATGGAGTTGGATAACCAATTACCAAAATGGTGGGTAGGTTTATTCTATTTTGGGACTGCTTTTTGTATTGTATATATTGCAGCTTATGCTTTCACAGATTTCGCTCACCCATTGAGCGAATATGAGAAAGAATATAAAGAGCAATTGGCAAGCATTGAAGAATATCAAAAAACTCAGCCTCCTGTAACGATTGAAACAGCAAAATATTCAGCTGATAATATCTCAGAAGGTAAAGAATTATTCAAAACAAACTGTGCATCTTGTCATAAAGAAGACGGTAGCGGAGGTATCGGTCCTAACCTGACTGATAACTTCTGGATCAACCAGCCGGAGAAGACGTTATTTAAAAACGTATTCCATATGGACTGGAATGGTTCTCCTACCAACCCTGCGATGAGAGCATTCGGTAAAAACGGAGAAGTTTCAGGTGCTGAAATTGAAAAGATTGCAGCGTATGTATATCATATCAACCAGGAACAACCACCAGTAACTCCGGCTCAGGGAGGAGCTGCTCCTCAGGGAACTGAAGCGCACTGGGAAAAAGAATAA
- the ccoN gene encoding cytochrome-c oxidase, cbb3-type subunit I, with protein sequence METQKFSYDNSIVRAFLYATIIFGFIGFTFGLTAALMLFYPELPEFFFGTDDTTIKSLASGNIQGLINTHGAFGFGRIRMLHTNTVIFAFVCNIVYVGVYYSTQRLLKTRMYSDTLSWIHFWTWQFMIVATFITFFMGINTSKEYAEHEWPIDILIAFSWIIFGVNMILTISKRRVRHLYVAIWFYLGTWVAVAMLHIFNNLEVPLSFTGWKSYSAYAGAKDAIVQWWYGHNAVAFVLTTPVLGLMYYFLPKAADRPVFSYKLSIIHFWSLIFVYIWAGPHHLQYTALPAWAQAVGTGFSIMLIAPSWGGMLNGLLTLRGAWDKVRENPILKFFVVAVTCYGMATFEGPLLATKNINKIGHFTDWVIGHVHLGALGWNGFMAFGVIYYLVPIMWRTKMWSVKLANWHFWLGTLGIIFYAVPMYISGFTQGLMWKQFNPDGTLLWKNWLDTVTAIIPYFKMRFVGGLFYISGAILMIVNVIATVRQGSFQKEVPAEAPALANIGNKRKEGEGFHLWLERMPLLLTVLSLFTISIGSMVEIIPTLTLKKSVPTISAVKPYSPLELEGRDIYIREGCNACHSQMIRPFRDEITRFNGKNGQYSKAGEFIYDRPFLWGSKRTGPDLHREGGKNPSSWHYKHMYNPRSTSAGSIMPRYPWLIATNLDRSKMVDKMKLMKNTFDVPYTKAQIDSADKWADNQSAKIVKDIFSEANDLKEAYAKRPQGELEKKEIVALISYLQRLGTDIKTTEIKTASNN encoded by the coding sequence ATGGAAACACAAAAGTTTAGTTATGACAATAGTATTGTCCGTGCGTTCCTCTATGCAACCATAATCTTTGGTTTCATAGGATTTACGTTCGGGCTTACGGCGGCATTAATGCTTTTCTACCCTGAATTACCAGAGTTCTTTTTCGGGACAGATGATACAACCATCAAGAGTTTGGCATCCGGTAATATTCAAGGTTTAATAAACACTCATGGTGCATTTGGTTTTGGTAGAATCAGAATGTTGCACACCAATACCGTAATCTTCGCGTTTGTATGTAACATCGTTTACGTTGGGGTATATTACTCTACGCAGAGATTATTAAAAACAAGAATGTATAGTGATACATTATCCTGGATTCATTTCTGGACTTGGCAGTTTATGATCGTTGCGACGTTCATTACCTTCTTTATGGGTATTAATACTTCAAAAGAATATGCTGAGCATGAATGGCCAATTGATATCTTAATTGCATTCTCTTGGATCATCTTCGGGGTCAATATGATTTTAACTATTTCGAAGAGAAGAGTAAGACACCTTTATGTAGCTATTTGGTTCTATCTTGGAACTTGGGTAGCGGTGGCAATGCTTCACATCTTCAACAATCTTGAAGTTCCATTATCATTCACTGGATGGAAATCTTATTCTGCTTATGCAGGAGCAAAAGACGCCATCGTACAATGGTGGTATGGTCACAATGCAGTAGCATTCGTTTTGACAACTCCGGTTTTAGGTTTGATGTATTACTTCTTACCAAAAGCGGCAGACAGACCGGTTTTCTCATATAAACTGTCTATTATCCACTTCTGGTCACTAATCTTCGTATATATCTGGGCTGGTCCTCACCACCTTCAGTATACTGCACTTCCGGCATGGGCACAGGCGGTAGGGACAGGTTTCTCTATCATGCTTATCGCACCATCTTGGGGAGGTATGTTAAATGGTCTTCTTACTCTAAGAGGAGCTTGGGATAAAGTAAGGGAAAACCCTATTCTTAAGTTCTTCGTAGTAGCCGTTACTTGTTATGGTATGGCAACATTTGAAGGACCATTATTGGCAACAAAAAACATCAACAAAATTGGTCACTTTACGGACTGGGTTATCGGTCACGTACACTTAGGAGCTCTTGGATGGAATGGTTTCATGGCATTCGGGGTTATCTATTATCTGGTACCAATTATGTGGAGAACAAAAATGTGGTCTGTAAAATTAGCTAACTGGCACTTCTGGTTAGGGACATTAGGAATTATTTTCTATGCAGTACCCATGTATATTTCAGGATTCACGCAAGGATTAATGTGGAAGCAATTCAACCCGGACGGTACTCTATTATGGAAAAACTGGCTGGATACTGTAACTGCTATTATTCCTTACTTTAAAATGAGATTCGTAGGAGGTTTATTCTACATTTCAGGAGCAATCTTAATGATTGTAAACGTAATTGCTACGGTAAGACAAGGATCATTCCAAAAAGAAGTTCCTGCTGAAGCTCCGGCATTGGCAAACATCGGTAACAAACGTAAAGAAGGAGAAGGGTTCCACCTTTGGTTGGAAAGAATGCCTTTACTTTTAACAGTATTATCATTATTTACTATTTCAATAGGAAGTATGGTAGAAATTATCCCTACCCTTACTCTTAAGAAAAGTGTTCCTACCATTTCTGCGGTAAAACCTTATTCACCGCTGGAACTTGAAGGTAGAGATATCTATATCCGTGAAGGTTGTAATGCTTGTCACTCTCAGATGATCAGACCATTCAGAGATGAAATTACAAGATTTAACGGTAAAAACGGACAGTACTCTAAAGCTGGAGAATTTATCTATGACAGACCGTTCCTTTGGGGATCTAAGAGAACCGGACCGGATTTACATAGAGAAGGTGGTAAAAACCCAAGTTCTTGGCACTACAAGCACATGTATAACCCAAGATCTACCTCTGCAGGTTCAATTATGCCTCGTTACCCTTGGCTAATTGCTACGAACTTAGACAGATCTAAAATGGTAGACAAGATGAAGCTGATGAAGAATACATTTGATGTACCTTACACAAAAGCTCAAATCGACTCTGCAGATAAGTGGGCAGACAACCAATCAGCAAAAATTGTAAAAGATATCTTCTCTGAAGCCAATGACTTGAAAGAGGCATATGCGAAGAGACCTCAGGGAGAATTAGAGAAAAAAGAAATTGTAGCTCTTATTTCTTACCTGCAAAGATTAGGAACGGATATCAAAACAACTGAAATTAAAACAGCAAGTAATAACTAA
- the ccoS gene encoding cbb3-type cytochrome oxidase assembly protein CcoS yields the protein MDILYLMIVCSVSLAAIFLVVFIVYAKKGQFEDDESPAVRILFDDEIKEKDETGDKDKDEKEIGENNKN from the coding sequence ATGGATATTCTATATTTAATGATCGTCTGCAGTGTTTCTTTAGCTGCGATCTTCCTGGTCGTATTTATAGTGTATGCCAAGAAAGGGCAGTTTGAAGATGATGAATCTCCGGCTGTTAGGATTCTTTTCGATGATGAAATCAAAGAAAAAGATGAAACTGGCGACAAGGATAAAGACGAAAAGGAAATAGGAGAAAATAATAAAAATTGA
- a CDS encoding heavy metal translocating P-type ATPase: MSENCFHCGQGIEKERILFDEKIFCCNGCKSVYEILNTNNLSNFYQLNKGAGIRPSDDNSGQFDYLDTPEIFEKVTDFSEGNTSLVTFKIPVIHCSSCIWLLESLHTLNKYIKYSQVNFTRKTLQISFNHNDLKLSELANFLTNLGYKPVISLETAEKNVDHLDKSLLIKFAIAGFAFGNGMFLAFPEYVGGEDYWMEHYKGLFRVLMFLLACPVVFYSASDYYKSAWYGLKNKIVNIDVPIVLGIFVLFGRSIYEVATGYGPGYFDTLCGLLFFMLMGKLFQKRTYSALSYDRDYKSFYPIAVTKVDFEGKQENILLSEVKVGDRILVRNQEIIPVDAILINGEGNIDNSFITGESESISKQPGDKIFAGGKQIGSSLELEVIKNVDQSYLTQLWNKEAFKKHETGLDTLTNSVSKYFTFIILGIALVSAIYWSFIDLEKMFQVVSAILIIACPCALALSAPFTFGHIMRILGRNKFYVKDTLTIEKIAKLDTIVFDKTGTITHRKKSNIKYEGSEINEFDLSNIKTLLKNSNHPLSKSLYEFIELNDDYFPVDQFVEISGKGYEANVRGNLYKIGSARYNNQEPKNLETAVYISKNDQFVGKFIFKNEYRPQLKNLFNKLTGYKIFILSGDNSSEENQLKELIPNYKGMAFNQSPEDKLNYIKNLQDQHMKVAMLGDGLNDAGALKQSNVGIAIADDTNSFTPSSDVIMNGEKVVTLDHYLNVCKGSITIVKMTFIISFLYNIVGLSYAVTGHMHPLFAAIIMPISSITVVTFTTISTWILGRKYFKKQA, encoded by the coding sequence GTGAGCGAGAACTGTTTTCATTGTGGTCAAGGTATAGAAAAAGAGAGAATTTTGTTTGATGAAAAGATTTTCTGTTGCAACGGATGTAAGTCTGTTTATGAAATTCTGAATACAAACAATTTAAGTAATTTCTATCAGCTGAATAAAGGGGCAGGAATTCGTCCAAGCGATGATAATTCCGGACAATTTGACTACTTAGACACTCCTGAAATTTTCGAAAAGGTGACCGATTTCTCAGAAGGAAACACCAGTCTTGTCACCTTTAAAATCCCTGTAATCCACTGCTCATCATGTATTTGGCTATTGGAAAGCCTTCATACACTGAACAAATACATTAAGTATTCTCAGGTCAATTTCACCAGAAAGACCTTACAGATATCATTCAACCATAACGACCTAAAATTAAGCGAACTAGCTAATTTTTTAACTAATTTAGGATACAAACCGGTTATCAGTCTTGAAACAGCAGAAAAAAATGTTGATCATCTTGACAAATCACTGCTTATCAAATTTGCTATTGCAGGTTTTGCATTTGGAAACGGTATGTTCCTGGCATTTCCCGAATATGTGGGAGGCGAAGATTACTGGATGGAGCATTACAAAGGACTTTTCAGGGTACTGATGTTCCTGTTGGCCTGTCCCGTTGTTTTTTACTCCGCTTCAGACTATTACAAATCTGCATGGTATGGTTTAAAAAATAAAATCGTCAATATTGATGTTCCTATCGTCCTGGGAATATTTGTTCTCTTTGGACGAAGCATTTACGAAGTGGCAACGGGTTATGGTCCCGGGTATTTTGATACACTTTGCGGCCTCTTATTCTTTATGCTGATGGGTAAACTTTTCCAGAAAAGGACATACAGCGCTCTTTCCTACGACAGAGATTATAAATCTTTCTACCCTATTGCCGTAACTAAAGTGGACTTTGAAGGAAAGCAGGAAAACATTCTTCTTTCTGAAGTAAAAGTTGGCGACAGAATTTTAGTCAGAAACCAGGAAATCATCCCGGTTGATGCTATTCTTATTAATGGGGAAGGAAATATAGACAACAGCTTCATTACCGGAGAAAGCGAAAGTATCAGCAAGCAACCCGGTGATAAAATTTTTGCCGGAGGAAAGCAGATCGGATCATCTTTGGAACTGGAAGTTATTAAAAATGTTGACCAGAGTTACCTTACCCAGCTTTGGAATAAGGAAGCCTTCAAGAAACATGAAACCGGACTCGACACACTCACCAATAGCGTCAGTAAATATTTCACTTTCATTATTTTAGGCATCGCTTTGGTTTCAGCAATCTATTGGTCATTTATCGATCTTGAAAAAATGTTCCAGGTTGTTTCAGCTATTCTTATTATTGCCTGCCCTTGTGCACTTGCTCTTTCTGCACCTTTCACTTTCGGCCACATTATGAGAATTTTAGGCCGAAATAAGTTTTATGTAAAAGATACTTTAACGATTGAAAAAATTGCAAAACTTGACACTATTGTTTTTGATAAAACAGGAACAATTACCCACAGAAAAAAATCAAATATCAAATACGAAGGTTCTGAAATCAATGAATTTGATCTTTCGAATATCAAAACCTTATTAAAAAACTCCAACCATCCACTTTCAAAATCATTATATGAATTTATTGAATTAAATGATGACTATTTCCCCGTTGATCAGTTCGTAGAAATCTCCGGAAAAGGATATGAAGCCAATGTCAGAGGAAATCTTTATAAAATAGGATCTGCCCGCTACAATAATCAGGAACCAAAGAATTTGGAAACGGCGGTTTATATTAGCAAAAACGATCAGTTTGTCGGAAAATTCATCTTCAAAAATGAATACCGTCCACAATTGAAAAACCTGTTCAATAAACTAACCGGTTACAAAATATTCATCCTGAGTGGTGATAATTCTTCTGAAGAAAATCAGCTGAAAGAACTGATTCCGAACTACAAAGGAATGGCCTTTAATCAAAGCCCGGAAGACAAACTCAACTACATAAAAAACCTTCAGGATCAACATATGAAAGTAGCAATGCTGGGTGACGGACTGAATGATGCCGGAGCATTAAAGCAAAGTAACGTTGGAATTGCTATTGCTGATGATACAAACAGCTTTACACCATCCTCAGATGTCATTATGAATGGAGAAAAAGTAGTGACTTTAGACCACTATCTGAATGTTTGCAAAGGCTCAATAACGATTGTGAAAATGACATTTATAATCAGTTTCCTTTACAATATCGTTGGTTTAAGTTACGCAGTTACAGGACATATGCATCCGCTTTTTGCGGCAATCATTATGCCAATCAGTTCTATCACCGTGGTTACATTCACGACTATTTCGACTTGGATATTGGGTCGAAAATACTTCAAAAAGCAGGCGTAA
- the serS gene encoding serine--tRNA ligase has protein sequence MLQVNFLRDNKERVLEGLQKRQFKNLELVDEAIAADDERKRIQFELDSQLSEINKISKEIGLLMKEGKKEEAESAKSKTAQYKESSSELKSQLEVKETALLDILYQLPNVPNELVKSGASADDNEIIFQSHTVEGLGEGAIPHWELAKKYNLIDFELGVKIAGAGFPVYLGKGARLQRALVQYFLDKNVEKGYTEVNPPHVVNEASGFGTGQLPDKEGQMYYINEDKLYLIPTAEVPVTNLYRDVLLDEKDLPIKNTAFSQCYRREAGSYGAHVRGLNRLHQFEKVEIVRIEKPENSYPVLEEMVEHIKEILTDLELPFRVLRLCGGDTGFASAMTYDFEVWSAAQEMWLEVSSVSNFETFQANRLKCRYKADGKSQLVHTLNGSAMALPRIMAALLENNQTAEGIKLPKKIAEYARFELIN, from the coding sequence ATGTTACAAGTCAATTTTTTACGCGACAATAAAGAGCGCGTTTTAGAAGGTCTTCAAAAAAGACAATTCAAGAATCTTGAGTTGGTAGACGAGGCTATCGCTGCTGACGACGAAAGAAAAAGAATCCAGTTTGAATTAGATTCCCAGCTTTCCGAGATCAACAAAATCTCCAAAGAAATCGGACTTTTGATGAAGGAAGGAAAGAAAGAAGAGGCGGAATCGGCAAAATCTAAAACAGCACAATACAAAGAGTCGAGTTCAGAATTGAAATCTCAGTTAGAAGTAAAAGAAACGGCTTTACTTGATATTTTGTACCAGCTTCCCAACGTTCCCAACGAATTGGTAAAGAGCGGAGCTTCTGCAGATGACAATGAAATTATTTTCCAGTCTCATACGGTAGAAGGTCTTGGTGAAGGAGCAATTCCCCACTGGGAACTTGCTAAAAAATACAACCTTATCGATTTTGAACTGGGTGTGAAAATTGCCGGTGCCGGTTTCCCTGTTTATTTAGGAAAAGGAGCTAGATTACAGAGAGCTTTGGTTCAATATTTCTTAGATAAAAACGTTGAAAAAGGATATACAGAAGTGAATCCTCCTCACGTAGTGAATGAAGCTTCCGGATTCGGAACAGGTCAGCTGCCTGATAAAGAGGGACAAATGTATTATATCAATGAAGATAAATTATATCTGATTCCTACAGCAGAAGTTCCGGTAACCAACCTGTATCGTGACGTATTATTGGATGAAAAAGATCTTCCGATTAAAAACACTGCGTTTTCTCAATGTTATAGAAGAGAAGCAGGAAGCTATGGTGCTCATGTAAGAGGATTAAACCGTCTTCACCAGTTTGAAAAGGTAGAAATCGTTAGAATTGAGAAACCGGAAAATTCTTACCCTGTTTTGGAAGAAATGGTAGAACATATCAAGGAAATCCTTACTGATCTTGAGCTGCCTTTCAGAGTATTAAGACTTTGTGGCGGAGATACTGGTTTTGCGTCTGCAATGACCTATGATTTTGAAGTGTGGAGTGCTGCTCAGGAAATGTGGCTGGAAGTAAGTTCTGTTTCCAACTTTGAAACATTCCAGGCAAACAGACTGAAATGCCGTTATAAAGCAGATGGTAAATCTCAATTGGTTCACACGTTAAATGGATCAGCTATGGCATTGCCAAGAATTATGGCTGCTTTGCTTGAAAACAACCAGACTGCAGAAGGGATTAAACTGCCTAAGAAGATTGCTGAATATGCAAGATTTGAGTTAATTAATTAA
- the ccoG gene encoding cytochrome c oxidase accessory protein CcoG, which yields MSDIEEIEVRGGQGQVLDPETYRDSIGTMEQSGKRRWVFPRKPKGKYTNYRNLVSYLLLIIYFSLPFITINGNPLLLFNVIDREFFIFGQPFYPQDFFILTLGAIASLIFIIVFTIAFGRIFCGWICPQTIFMESIFRKIEYLIEGDRNKQMKLDRQEWNGEKIWKRSLKWSVYIVISLIITHFMFMYVVGYKEVFRIVSEGPFAHPTNFIVMILLTAAFYFVFAWFREQVCTLVCPYGRLQGVLIDKDTINVFYDFKRGENRSKWRKGEDRKAAGKGDCIDCHQCVVVCPTGIDIRDGQQLECINCTACIDACDEVMEKVGLPKGLVRYASENEIEKQTQFKFTGRMKGFAVFLLLLVGFLGYLLYSRGEMEAKFIKPAGSTFFVKDGKITNTYNYTFLNKTNDKKIVTIKVMDPAHGEITYSASSKIQVDRDKISKGTINISFPEDEMKLSKQNITIGVYDMKGKLIDSYQTYFEGPFKLQF from the coding sequence ATGTCAGATATAGAAGAAATAGAAGTACGAGGCGGACAGGGACAGGTTCTGGACCCTGAAACTTACAGAGATTCTATCGGGACAATGGAGCAATCCGGTAAGAGAAGATGGGTATTTCCAAGAAAGCCTAAAGGAAAATATACCAACTATAGAAACCTTGTAAGTTATCTTTTATTAATTATTTATTTTTCGCTGCCTTTCATTACAATCAATGGTAACCCGTTACTGTTATTTAATGTAATAGACAGAGAATTTTTCATCTTTGGACAGCCTTTCTATCCACAAGACTTTTTTATCCTTACTTTAGGTGCTATCGCATCTTTGATTTTTATTATCGTTTTTACGATTGCATTCGGAAGAATTTTCTGCGGGTGGATATGCCCTCAGACAATTTTTATGGAATCAATTTTCCGTAAAATCGAATATCTGATTGAAGGAGACCGAAATAAGCAAATGAAGCTGGACAGACAAGAGTGGAACGGCGAGAAAATCTGGAAAAGAAGCTTAAAATGGTCGGTATATATTGTGATTTCACTGATTATTACTCATTTTATGTTCATGTATGTTGTAGGATATAAAGAAGTATTCAGAATTGTTTCCGAGGGACCATTTGCACATCCTACCAATTTTATTGTAATGATTCTGCTTACTGCTGCATTTTACTTTGTATTTGCATGGTTCAGAGAGCAGGTATGTACTCTGGTTTGCCCATACGGAAGACTACAGGGAGTATTAATTGATAAAGATACTATTAACGTTTTCTATGATTTTAAAAGAGGAGAAAACAGATCCAAGTGGAGAAAAGGAGAAGATAGAAAAGCTGCAGGAAAAGGAGATTGTATTGATTGCCATCAGTGCGTTGTGGTATGTCCTACGGGAATTGATATCAGAGACGGGCAACAGTTGGAATGTATCAACTGTACTGCATGTATCGATGCCTGTGATGAAGTCATGGAAAAAGTCGGTTTACCAAAAGGGCTGGTAAGATATGCTTCTGAAAATGAAATTGAGAAACAAACCCAATTTAAGTTTACAGGAAGAATGAAAGGTTTTGCCGTATTTTTACTTCTTTTGGTAGGATTTCTAGGCTATCTTCTGTACAGCCGTGGTGAAATGGAAGCTAAATTTATTAAGCCTGCGGGAAGCACATTCTTTGTAAAAGACGGTAAGATTACAAATACTTATAACTATACTTTCCTGAATAAAACCAACGATAAAAAAATCGTTACCATAAAGGTGATGGATCCTGCACATGGAGAAATTACTTATAGTGCTTCAAGCAAAATCCAGGTAGACAGAGATAAAATCTCCAAAGGAACGATTAATATCAGCTTCCCTGAAGATGAAATGAAGCTTTCTAAACAAAATATTACGATCGGCGTTTACGATATGAAAGGTAAACTGATCGATTCTTATCAAACTTATTTTGAAGGACCATTCAAACTACAATTTTAA